The Daucus carota subsp. sativus chromosome 9, DH1 v3.0, whole genome shotgun sequence genome window below encodes:
- the LOC108201037 gene encoding heavy metal-associated isoprenylated plant protein 34-like encodes MKSHNGGAAGRPMGQMGQMGSYPMGQMGNNPMGQMGQMGSYPMGQMGSYPAVEGHPAGAISGGYYQGMGQGNPYNQQQQQYMAAMMINQQQAAGGMYNPAMYGRPQHAMSYGPPPMMPPHVNDNITHYFNDENTDSCSII; translated from the coding sequence ATGAAGTCTCATAATGGAGGTGCAGCTGGTAGGCCTATGGGACAAATGGGTCAAATGGGTAGTTACCCCATGGGTCAAATGGGGAACAACCCAATGGGTCAGATGGGTCAAATGGGTAGTTATCCGATGGGTCAAATGGGGAGTTATCCGGCCGTTGAAGGTCACCCGGCCGGAGCAATTTCGGGAGGGTATTATCAAGGGATGGGGCAGGGGAACCCCTACAATCAGCAACAACAACAGTATATGGCGGCGATGATGATAAACCAGCAGCAGGCAGCTGGAGGTATGTACAATCCGGCAATGTATGGCAGGCCGCAGCATGCGATGAGCTATGGTCCGCCACCGATGATGCCGCCTCATGTTAATGATAATATCACCCACTACTTCAATGATGAAAACACTGATAGTTGTAGTATTATTTAA
- the LOC108203177 gene encoding acetylajmalan esterase-like: MVLAVSSTKVVLQLWIIICQLCLHAAPAMPSDLKLPDIHIFRSCKIGRIYQFGASFSDTGNDVVQDPMLASSRLPYGESTFLGPTGRYSDGLLVIDYIALAAGIPLLNPYLKNDADFTHGVNFAVSGATALSTETLAEKGFGRDGTDNSLGVQVEWMSNHFASQYNTNTNCSPGSLHDSLFILGEIGTNDYTSPLRQGKTFSDARNMVPEVTEIIENAIRRVIGFGASQVIIPGILPLGCLPAILTTFKSNDTSAYDEYGCLKEFNDVITFHNDYLQRKIIMLQQENPQATIVYSDYFNGFKWLLSNAHQLGFDATSALEGCCGNDGPSHIDSSTDGCGGSNVPVCSNPDRYINWDGVHFTQKAHSVLASWVVADLIPKLNCVAEVKYY; encoded by the exons ATGGTACTTGCTGTATCTTCTACCAAAGTGGTCCTTCAGCTATGGATAATTATCTGTCAACTCTGTCTCCATGCAGCACCTGCAATGCCTTCCGATCTGAAGCTACCGGATATTCATATATTTAGAAGTTGTAAGATCGGTAGGATATACCAATTTGGAGCTTCTTTTTCAGACACCGGTAATGATGTAGTCCAGGATCCCATGCTTGCGTCCTCCAGGCTTCCCTACGGTGAGAGTACTTTTCTTGGACCAACTGGCCGTTATTCGGATGGACTACTGGTGATCGACTACATTG CATTAGCAGCTGGCATACCGTTGCTCAATCCGTATTTAAAAAATGACGCGGACTTTACCCATGGTGTGAACTTTGCCGTTAGTGGTGCTACAGCATTGTCGACGGAGACTTTGGCAGAGAAAGGCTTTGGGCGAGATGGTACGGATAATTCCCTTGGCGTTCAAGTTGAGTGGATGTCCAATCATTTTGCTTCACAATACAACACAAACACAA ACTGTAGTCCTGGAAGTCTTCACGATTCTTTGTTTATACTCGGCGAAATTGGAACAAATGATTACACTAGCCCACTCCGACAAGGCAAAACATTCAGCGATGCACGAAATATGGTGCCTGAAGTTACTGAAATAATTGAGAATGCAATAAGA AGAGTCATTGGTTTTGGGGCTTCTCAAGTAATTATTCCAGGAATTTTGCCATTGGGATGTCTTCCAGCGATCCTTACCACTTTCAAAAGCAATGACACATCAGCCTACGACGAATACGGATGTTTAAAAGAGTTCAACGATGTCATTACATTTCACAACGACTATTTACAGAGGAAAATTATCATGCTGCAACAAGAAAACCCCCAAGCTACAATTGTGTATTCGGATTACTTCAATGGCTTCAAATGGCTTCTTTCTAATGCTCACCAGCTAG GATTTGATGCAACATCTGCATTAGAAGGCTGTTGCGGCAATGATGGCCCTTCTCACATTGATTCCTCAACTGACGGCTGTGGAGGCTCAAATGTTCCAGTATGTTCAAATCCAGATCGATATATCAACTGGGATGGAGTGCATTTCACACAAAAAGCTCACAGTGTTCTCGCCTCTTGGGTTGTAGCAGATTTGATACCAAAGCTCAATTGTGTTGCTGAGGTGAAATATTATTAG
- the LOC108201038 gene encoding acetylajmalan esterase-like translates to MPSDLKLPDIRIFRSCKIGRIYQFGASFSDTGNDVVQDPMLASSRLPYGESTFLGPTGRYSDGLLVIDYIALAAGIPLLNPYLKNDVDFTHGVNFAVGGATALSAKALAEKDIMLDGTDNSLGVQVEWMSNHFASQCNTNINCSPGSLHDSLFVVGEIGRNDYHSAYRRGKTFRDVQNMVPDVTEIIENAVKRVIGFGASQVIIPGIFPMGCLPVILTDFKSNDTSAYDENGCVKEFNDVITFHNDYLQRKIIMLQQENSLATIVYSDYFNGFKWLLSNAHQLGFDATSALEGCCGNDGPSRIDSSTDGCGGSNVPVCSNPDQYINWDGVHFTQKAHSVLASWVVAGLIPKLNCAAEAKYY, encoded by the exons ATGCCTTCCGATCTGAAGCTACCGGATATTCGTATATTTAGAAGTTGTAAGATCGGTAGGATATACCAATTTGGAGCTTCTTTTTCAGACACCGGTAATGATGTAGTCCAGGATCCCATGCTTGCGTCCTCCAGGCTTCCCTACGGTGAGAGTACTTTTCTCGGACCAACTGGCCGTTATTCGGATGGACTACTGGTGATCGACTACATTG CATTAGCCGCTGGCATACCGTTGCTCAATCCCTATTTAAAAAACGACGTGGACTTTACCCACGGTGTGAACTTTGCGGTTGGTGGTGCTACAGCATTGTCGGCAAAGGCTTTGGCAGAGAAAGACATTATGCTAGATGGTACCGATAATTCCCTTGGCGTTCAAGTTGAGTGGATGTCCAATCATTTTGCTTCACAATGCAACACAAACATAA ACTGTAGCCCTGGAAGTCTACATGATTCTTTGTTTGTGGTCGGCGAAATTGGAAGAAATGATTACCATAGCGCATACCGAAGAGGCAAAACATTTAGAGATGTACAAAATATGGTGCCTGACGTTACTGAAATAATTGAGAATGCAGTAAAA AGAGTCATTGGTTTTGGAGCTTCTCAAGTAATTATTCCAGGAATCTTTCCTATGGGATGTCTTCCAGTGATCCTTACCGATTTCAAAAGCAATGACACATCAGCCTACGACGAAAACGGATGTGTAAAAGAGTTCAACGATGTCATTACATTTCACAACGACTATTTACAGAGGAAAATTATCATGCTGCAACAAGAAAACTCCCTAGCTACAATTGTGTATTCGGATTACTTCAATGGCTTCAAATGGCTTCTTTCTAATGCTCACCAGCTAG GATTTGATGCAACATCTGCATTAGAAGGCTGTTGCGGCAATGATGGCCCTTCCCGCATTGATTCCTCGACTGACGGCTGTGGAGGCTCAAATGTTCCAGTATGTTCAAATCCTGATCAATATATCAACTGGGATGGAGTGCATTTCACACAAAAAGCTCACAGTGTTCTCGCCTCTTGGGTTGTAGCAGGTTTGATACCAAAGCTCAATTGTGCTGCTGAAGCGAAATATTATTAG
- the LOC108202140 gene encoding protein SOB FIVE-LIKE 5, giving the protein MNSLFERECSSGYESGWTIYFEHENSLLSPHQKSANFYITEDHDEEDSSMVSDASSGPPHICDDGNFFIYPPNDVMFPEKNGQRKKNHDLRRKKDQEQVSFLDDTASSPIFNLSTNNLASSNVETSTETMLSFSQGHSSTQFEGKSRFQGHYGCGKSPASGEKLQQYQWNGKKR; this is encoded by the exons ATGAATTCATTATTTGAGAGAGAATGCAGTAGTGGATATGAATCTGGTTGGACAATATACTTCGAACACGAAAATTCTCTTCTTTCTCCGCATCAAAAGAGTGCCAATTTTTACATCACAGAAGATCATGATGAAGAAGATTCATCGATGGTGTCTGACGCATCCTCAGGGCCGCCACATATTTGCGACGACGGTAACTTCTTTATTTATCCACCGAATGATGTTATGTTCCCTGAGAAAAATGGCCAGAGGAAGAAAAACCACGACCTTCGTCGAAAAAAAGATCAAGAACAAGTTTCTTTTCTTGATGATACTGCTAGCTCACCTATCTTCAATTTATCTACG AACAATTTAGCATCCTCCAACGTCGAAACTTCGACAGAGACCATGTTAAGCTTCTCACAGGGGCACTCTTCAACTCAATTTGAG GGTAAATCTAGATTCCAAGGGCATTATGGTTGCGGCAAGTCTCCTGCATCCGGTGAAAAACTGCAACAATATCA GTGGAATGGAAAGAAGAGATGA